One Pyrus communis chromosome 13, drPyrComm1.1, whole genome shotgun sequence genomic window carries:
- the LOC137713548 gene encoding uncharacterized protein At2g39795, mitochondrial, translating into MSKATALARQGLKALKQCNLLRALQSEIQYELSSNPFQERGSSSLGDFVVEWDSPRSQDVVLRRKFESGEEVAVSALLGPFYSEEGAVEKYSEYPGEALMKVCVKKPGLSSMLQFDCSVFEIIGSGSVFNIHNAHILQPSAGLGPSVYRGPAFSSLDDQLQDALKKYLQSKGIGESLTNFLLHHLHKKEHGQYVNWLHILESHVAKPKPESDRIQ; encoded by the exons ATGTCGAAGGCGACGGCTCTGGCGCGGCAGGGTCTCAAAGCTCTCAAACAATGCAACTTGCTCAGGGCTTTGCAGTCCGAGATACAATACGAGCTTTCCTCTAATCCCTTtcag GAAAGAGGAAGCTCTTCGTTGGGTGATTTTGTGGTGGAGTGGGATTCACCACGGTCCCAAGATGTGGTTTTGAGGAGGAAATTTGAGAGCGGTGAGGAGGTTGCTGTTTCTGCTTTGTTGGGTCCCTTTTACTCTGAGGAAGGCGCTGTTGAAAAATACAGCGAGTATCCGGGGGAAGCTTTGATGAAGGTATGTGTGAAGAAGCCTGGTTTGAGCTCAATGCTGCAGTTCGATTGCAGTGTTTTCGAGATTATCGGTTCTGGGTCCGTATTCAACATCCATAATGCCCATATTCTTCAACCATCAGCTGGTCTTGGCCCTTCTGTCTACAGAGGCCCCGCATTCAG TTCTTTGGATGATCAGTTACAAGATGCCCTCAAGAAATATCTACAATCCAAGGGCATTGGAGAAAGCCTGACTAACTTCCTCCTCCACCACCTGCACAAAAAAGAGCACGGTCAATACGTGAACTGGCTGCACATACTTGAATCTCATGTTGCAAAACCGAAACCAGAGAGTGACAGAATCCAGTAG
- the LOC137713547 gene encoding nuclear pore complex protein NUP93A-like, translating to MATEQNMSSWTDLLHSSTKLLEQAAPSAQFPPLQRNLDQLETLSKKLKAKTLRNEAPQQSVAATRLLAREGLNAEQLARDLKSFELKTTFEDVFPSEATNVEEYLQQVQQMAMVSALQEAQKDNLRSFNDYMLKVLEEDWQKEKRDLLQSLSQISTLPRTNMNYTSSGGSHSGKVASITSSPQVSSSPSSMELVHLESKPIRDKKASIYAEVVKSLNNARQHGLLFKPATAFNGAYESLGLDVSGGKSVNMQKIWHLLQTLMGEDITLPRSVSKRMSLVIGARRHLEWGHEKYIMDTIQSHPVQAALGGVVGNLQRIRAFLRIRLRDYGVLDFDAGDARRQPPVDTTWQQIYFCLRTGYYDEARSVALSSRASHQFAPLLTEWINTGGMVPAAIAASASEECEKMLRMVDRVGRAAYDKKKLLLYALVSGSRRQIDRLLRDLPTLFNTIEDFLWFKLSAVRDCPGGAAPIVMNESLVPYTLDDLQIYLNKFDPSYYTKNGKDPLVYPYVLLLSIQLIPGVLYLFKETGDEGYNIDAAHISIVLADHGVLSEGAGAGQKMGVMDAYAEASSIIRQYGSVYLRLGNLSMALEYYAQAAAAVGGGELSWSGRGNVDQQRQRNLMLKQLLTELLLRDGGIYLLLGSRGAGEEGELGRFLTDAKARQQFLLEAAHQCQEAGLYEKSIEIQKRIGAFSMALDTINKCLSEAICALSRGRLDGDSRTAGLIHSGNEILEMHKYFPDISPQERESVSEQYIVLRQLEAVLSIHKLAIGGRYADALREVARLQFLPLVPGTPDATTDVFQNLSPHVQACVPDLLKVALTCLDNMVDSDGSLRALRAKIASFIANNSNRNWPRDLYERVARSL from the exons ATGGCGACGGAGCAAAACATGAGTAGCTGGACCGATCTGCTCCACTCCTCCACCAAGCTTCTCGAACAAGCGGCGCCTTCCGCTCAGTTCCCTCCGCTACAG AGGAATTTAGATCAGTTAGAAACATTATCAAAGAAACTCAAGGCGAAAACTCTACGAAATGAGGCTCCTCAACAATCCGTTGCTGCCACAAG GCTTCTTGCACGTGAGGGACTAAATGCAGAGCAGCTTGCACGTGACCTTAAGTCCTTTGAATTGAAG ACAACATTTGAAGATGTTTTTCCGTCTGAAGCAACAAATGTTGAAGAGTATCTGCAGCAG GTCCAACAAATGGCAATGGTCTCGGCTCTTCAAGAAGCTCAGAAGGATAACCTTAGAAGTTTTAATGATTACATGTTAAAAGTTTTGGAG GAGGATTGGCAAAAGGAAAAACGTGATCTCCTTCAAAGCTTAAGCCAGATTTCGACATTACCGAGGACCAACATGAATTATACTAGTAGCGGTGGTAGTCATTCTGGTAAAGTAGCATCCATAACTTCTAGCCCTCAAGTTTCATCTTCTCCATCTAGCATGGAGCTTGTACATTTAGAAAGCAAGCCCATCCGTGACAAGAAAGCCTCTATCTATGCTGAAGTTGTAAAAAGTCTGAATAATGCAAGGCAGCATGGATTACTGTTTAag cCCGCCACAGCTTTCAATGGTGCTTATGAGAGTTTAGGCCTTGATGTATCTGGTGGAAAATCAGTTAACATGCAGAAGATATGGCACCTTCTTCAG ACGTTGATGGGTGAAGATATAACCCTACCGCGTAGTGTTTCAAAAAGGATGTCATTAGTTATTGGGGCTAGGCGCCACCTAGAATGGGGGCATGAAAAATACATCATGGATACAATTCAAAGTCATCCGGTGCAG GCTGCCCTTGGAGGAGTTGTTGGAAATTTACAAAGAATTCGTGCCTTTCTTCGG ATTCGTTTAAGAGATTATGGAGTTCTAGATTTTGATGCAGGCGATGCTCGTCGGCAGCCTCCTGTTGATACCACTTGGCAGCAG ATCTACTTTTGCTTGAGAACTGGGTATTACGATGAAGCAAGATCTGTTGCTCTGTCATCTCGTGCTTCACACCAGTTTGCTCCTCTG CTTACGGAGTGGATTAATACTGGGGGTATGGTGCCTGCGGCCATTGCAGCTTCTGCTTCAGAAGAATGTGAAAAAATGTTAAGAATGGTTGATCGTGTGGGTCGAGCTGCATATGACAAGAAAAAGTTGTTATTATATGCTCTAGTATCTGGTTCTCGTAGGCAAATCGACCGCCTACTAAGAGATCTACCAACCCTTTTCAACACTATAGAGGATTTCTTGTGGTTCAAATTGTCAGCTGTAAGAGATTGCCCTGGTGGAGCTGCACCCATTGTTATGAATGAGAGCTTGGTACCATACACATTGGATGATTTGCAGATTTACTTAAATAAATTTGACCCATCATATTATACAAAAAATGGAAAGGACCCCCTTGTGTACCCATATGTTTTGCTTTTAAGCATCCAGTTGATACCAGGTGTGCTATACTTGTTTAAAGAAACTGGAGATGAGGGATATAACATTGATGCTGCCCACATATCAATTGTGCTAGCAGACCATGGGGTCCTTTCTGAAGGTGCTGGTGCTGGACAGAAAATGGGTGTGATGGATGCTTATGCAGAGGCATCAAGCATAATCAGGCAGTATGGATCTGTGTATTTACGTCTTGGTAATCTATCAATGGCATTAGAATATTATGCACAAGCTGCTGCTGCGGTTGGTGGTGGGGAGTTGTCATGGTCTGGAAGAGGTAACGTTGATCAGCAAAGGCAGAGAAATTTGATGCTGAAGCAGCTCCTTACAGAGCTGTTGTTGCGGGATGGTGGGATATATTTATTACTTGGTTCAAGAGGTGCCGGAGAAGAAGGTGAATTGGGTCGATTTTTGACTGATGCAAAAGCAAGGCAACAATTTCTTCTTGAAGCTGCACACCAATGTCAAGAAGCTGGGTTGTATGAAAAG TCTATAGAAATTCAGAAACGAATAGGAGCATTCTCGATGGCATTGGATACTATTAACAAGTGTCTCTCTGAAGCAATTTGTGCCCTTTCACGTGGTAGATTGGATGGTGATAGTCGAACTGCTGGCCTCATTCACTCTGGAAATGAGATCTTGGAAATGCACAAATATTTTCCTGATATAAG TCCTCAAGAGAGGGAAAGTGTTTCTGAGCAGTACATTGTTTTAAGACAACTTGAGGCCGTATTGTCAATCCATAAATTGGCAATAGGAGGTCGTTATGCTGATGCTTTAAGGGAGGTTGCCAGGCTTCAATTTCTTCCATTAGTTCCTGGGACACCAGATGCTACCACCGATGTCTTCCAGAATTTATCTCCGCATGTCCAAGCCTGTGTTCCAGACCTCTTGAAGGTTGCCCTCACTTGTCTGGACAACATGGTGGATTCTGATGGATCGCTTCGTGCCTTGAGGGCTAAG ATTGCTAGCTTCATTGCAAATAATTCCAATAGGAACTGGCCTCGTGATTTGTATGAGAGAGTTGCCCGGAGCTTGTGA